From the Endozoicomonas sp. Mp262 genome, the window TATTGCATGGCTACAGGGTGATATCAGCAGCCATGCCCCCTGGCTTTATCGCTAGAGACTGTTGAGGTTATACAAGATAAACAAAAATAAATAACCCCACCCAGACCACGTCAACAAAGTGCCAGTACCAGCTGGCCGCTTCAAAGGCAAAATGTTTTTCTGGCTCAAAGTGGCCTTTATACACCCTGAACAGCATGACCGTTAGAATTATCGCACCCAGGGTAACATGAGCCCCGTGGAACCCGGTCAAAATAAAAAATGTTGATCCGTAGATTCCTGCTTGCAGGGTTAACCCAAGTTCTGTGTAGGCTTCAATATATTCTTCCACCTGGAAGAATAGAAATGCAAAGCCAAAAACCAACGTTGCAATTAGCCACAGCTTAAGCTTATAGCGGTCATTCCTTCTAAGGGCATGATGAGCAAAGGTAACAGTGACACTGGAGGTTATCAAAAGCAGGGTATTTAACAGGGGCAAATGGAAAGGATCAATTAGCCCGGAAGCTCCGGGATACCGCTCGTTATCAGGGTTCTGCATCAATGGCCAGTCTGCGGTAAATCCGGGCCAGAGCAGCTCATTGGTCATGGCTCCCACCCCCTCGCCCCCCAGCCAGGGAATAGAAAAAAAGCGGACATAAAACAGGACACCAAAAAAAGCGCCAAAAAACATCACTTCAGAGAAAATAAACCAGCCCATCCCCCAGCGGAAGCTACGATCCATCTGTGGGCTATACAGACCAGACCTGGACTCCTGAATAACGTTGCCAAACCAGCCAAACAGCATCCACGCCATCAATAGGCCGCCGGCAAACAGTATCCAGTGCGGAGTGGAGCTTTTTTCCCCAGCACTCATATCATTCATCATCATGGCCGTACCCGTCAGGGTCAAAAACAGACCAATGGATGCAATTATTGGCCATTTACTCTGGGCGGGTACGTAATAAGATCCTTCATTAGCCATTATAATCTCCTGAAACCCCTGTAAATGCTCAACCTATTTATTCTGTTACATCAAACAGTGTGTAAGACAGCGTTAACTTATTGATATGCTTCGGCAGTTCCTGGTCCACAATAACCCTTAACGGCATTTCTTTTTCTTCACCGGCTTCCAGGGTCTGGGTTGTAAAGCAAAAGCACTCAACCTTATGCAAAAAATTTGTGGCCTGAAACGGTGAAACACTGGGAATCGCCTGCCCGACAATGCGCCTGTCCCCCGGGTTTCTGGCAAAAAAAACCAGCTTTCCCACTTCACCAGGATGGAGATTGATTTCTGAGATGCTGGGAGCAAAATCCCAGCTCATATCTCCATTTTTTGTGGCCACAAACTGCACCTTGATGGTTCTACTGGTATCAATGCTGGATTCTTTTGCCTGATAGGGAACCGGGTCAGTCTTTCCATTCAAGCCTGTTACCTGACAAAACACGTCATACAAGGGCACCATGGCAAAGCCAAAGCCAAACATGCCCAGGGCTATAAGTATCAAACGAATCAGAGTGCGTCTGGTTTGTTTCTCCAGCGGTTCATCCATTTTTTTCCACCTACAGCATTTTTTGTTATCCGGTAACCCGCCCGGTTACTTCACTTCCGGTGGTGTAGAAAATGTATGATAGGGTGCAGGAGAGGGCACACTCCATTCGAGTCCTTCTGCACCTTCCCAGGATTTAGCCTCACTCTTTTTGCCCCCTAAAATGCACTTGACCACAATAAACAGGAACAGTAACTGGGTCAGTCCAAACATAAATCCGCCAACACTGGAAATCTGGTTAAAGTCAGCAAACTGCAGGGCATAATCCGGTATCCGGCGCGGCATACCCGCTAGACCCACAAAGTGCATCGGGAAGAAAGTTAAGTTCATCCCGATAAATGACATCCAGAAATGCACTTTAGCCAGGGTTTCGTCATACATATGCCCGGTCCATTTGGGCAGCCAGTAGTAAGTACCGGCAAAAATGGCAAAGATCGCCCCGGGCACCAGAACATAATGGAAGTGGGCAACTACGAAATAGGTATCGTGGTACTGGAAATCAGCCGGGGCAATGGACAGCATCAGCCCCGAAAAACCACCCAGAGTAAATAGCACAACAAAGGCAATTGAGAATAACATGGGGGTTTCAAAGGTCATTGACCCCCTGAACATGGTTGTTACCCAGTTGAAGATTTTTACGCCAGTGGGCACTGCAATCAGCATGGTGGCATACATAAAGAACAGCTCGCCTACCAAAGGAATACCCACCGTAAACATATGGTGAACCCAGACAATAAACGACAAAAATGCAATACTGGCCGTGGCATAAACCATGGAGGTATAACCAAAGAGTGGCTTACGGGCAAACGCCGGAATAATGCAGGAAACAATGCCGAAGGAAGGCAGGATCATTATATAAACTTCAGGATGCCCGAAGAACCAGAATATATGCTGGAACAGAACCGGGTCACCACCACCTCCGGCATTAAAGAAGCTGGTACCAAAGTGAATATCCATCAGCATCATGGTGACAGCCCCCGCCAATACAGGCATGACGGCAATCAACAAATAAGCGGTAATAAGCCAGGTCCAGCAAAACAGCGGCATCTTCATCAGGGTCATGCCGGGGGCACGCATATTCAGGATGGTGGCAATAATATTAATCGCTCCCATAATGGAAGAGATACCCAGCATATGGATGGCAAAAATAAAATAGGTGGTTGAAGGGGGTGCATAATCGGTGGATAGCGGCGCATAAAAGGTCCAGCCAAAGTTAGGTCCACCTCCTTCCATAAAGAGCGTGCTCACCAGCATCAATGCCGCAAAGGGCAAAATCCAGAAACTCCAGTTATTCATTCTGGGCAGTGCCATGTCAGGAGCACCCACCATCAGAGGAATCATCCAGTTGGCCAATCCAACAAACGCCGGCATTACGGCTCCGAACACCATAATAAGGCCATGCATGGTGGTCATCTGGTTAAAAAACCCCGGATCCACAATATGCAACCCGGGCTGAAACAGTTCAGCCCGAATCACCATGGCCATGGCGCCTCCCACCAGGAACATGACAAAGCTGAACCACAGGTACATTGAGCCAATATCTTTATGATTGGTGGTATATACCCAGCGCATCAGTCCCTTGGCAGGGCCATGATGATGCTCATCGTGATTATCGTTATTCTGATCACCTGTCACAGCTGTCATAATTGCGCTCCTTACAGACCAGCCTTAAATTCACCTGTTTCCTTAAACTCAAGGATCTGTTTAGGTGTCACCATCTCCCCGGTGTTATTGCCCCAGGCATTTCTTTCATAGGTAATCACTGCCGCCAGGTCCACTTCACTTAACTGACCGGCAAATGCCTGCATGGCACTACCCTTTTTGCCGTTCATTACAATGGCTACATGCGCTCCAATCATGTCTTTTGACGTGACCATGGGAGTGCCTTTCAGAGATGGGAATACCG encodes:
- a CDS encoding cytochrome c oxidase subunit 3, whose product is MANEGSYYVPAQSKWPIIASIGLFLTLTGTAMMMNDMSAGEKSSTPHWILFAGGLLMAWMLFGWFGNVIQESRSGLYSPQMDRSFRWGMGWFIFSEVMFFGAFFGVLFYVRFFSIPWLGGEGVGAMTNELLWPGFTADWPLMQNPDNERYPGASGLIDPFHLPLLNTLLLITSSVTVTFAHHALRRNDRYKLKLWLIATLVFGFAFLFFQVEEYIEAYTELGLTLQAGIYGSTFFILTGFHGAHVTLGAIILTVMLFRVYKGHFEPEKHFAFEAASWYWHFVDVVWVGLFIFVYLV
- a CDS encoding cytochrome c oxidase assembly protein yields the protein MDEPLEKQTRRTLIRLILIALGMFGFGFAMVPLYDVFCQVTGLNGKTDPVPYQAKESSIDTSRTIKVQFVATKNGDMSWDFAPSISEINLHPGEVGKLVFFARNPGDRRIVGQAIPSVSPFQATNFLHKVECFCFTTQTLEAGEEKEMPLRVIVDQELPKHINKLTLSYTLFDVTE
- the ctaD gene encoding cytochrome c oxidase subunit I; the protein is MTAVTGDQNNDNHDEHHHGPAKGLMRWVYTTNHKDIGSMYLWFSFVMFLVGGAMAMVIRAELFQPGLHIVDPGFFNQMTTMHGLIMVFGAVMPAFVGLANWMIPLMVGAPDMALPRMNNWSFWILPFAALMLVSTLFMEGGGPNFGWTFYAPLSTDYAPPSTTYFIFAIHMLGISSIMGAINIIATILNMRAPGMTLMKMPLFCWTWLITAYLLIAVMPVLAGAVTMMLMDIHFGTSFFNAGGGGDPVLFQHIFWFFGHPEVYIMILPSFGIVSCIIPAFARKPLFGYTSMVYATASIAFLSFIVWVHHMFTVGIPLVGELFFMYATMLIAVPTGVKIFNWVTTMFRGSMTFETPMLFSIAFVVLFTLGGFSGLMLSIAPADFQYHDTYFVVAHFHYVLVPGAIFAIFAGTYYWLPKWTGHMYDETLAKVHFWMSFIGMNLTFFPMHFVGLAGMPRRIPDYALQFADFNQISSVGGFMFGLTQLLFLFIVVKCILGGKKSEAKSWEGAEGLEWSVPSPAPYHTFSTPPEVK